The following are encoded together in the Anoplopoma fimbria isolate UVic2021 breed Golden Eagle Sablefish chromosome 9, Afim_UVic_2022, whole genome shotgun sequence genome:
- the cenpk gene encoding centromere protein K: protein MMAGVSEAAQSELMDQCEEQFAQLEKLQNEIILSEPDFCENPQEQAVNQLMATEAELKQWLTVEPELLASNSEVSLQAGKEEMLKLCSELEMVVSCHEAKRDKLRETKELEQKWLEEKKQALMAANDHVERLKMEKAKLSEHSILQDTKSKIHKMKVYQERLMESLGDILEKHVPLPQNESSTNKKKKNLTQELDEDLISLNEILELLMNKVLNTPHDPYVTVDNTFWPPYIEMLLRYGIAVRHQENNFKIRLETFC, encoded by the exons ATGATG GCTGGTGTGTCAGAGGCTGCTCAGAGTGAGCTGATGGACCAGTGTGAGGAGCAGTTTGCTCAGCTGGAAAAG CTTCAGAATGAGATCATACTGTCTGAACCAGACTTCTGCGAGAATCCTCAGGAGCAG GCAGTAAATCAACTGATGGCAACAGAAGCTGAACTGAAGCAGTGGCTGACCGTGGAGCCAGAAT TGCTGGCATCAAATTCAGAAGTTTCACTTCAAGCTGGAAAAGAGGag ATGCTCAAGCTGTGCTCTGAACTTGAGATGGTTGTTTCTTGCCATGAAGCGAAGAGAGACAAATTAAGAGAAACTAAGGAACT TGAACAGAAGTGGttggaggagaagaaacagGCGCTGATGGCTGCCAATGACCATGTCGAACGACTTAAAATGGAAAAGGCGAAATTATCAGAGCACAG TATATTGCAGGACACCAAGTCGAAAATCCATAAAATGAAGGTCTACCAGGAAAGGTTAATGGAGTCTCTGGGGGACATACTGGAGAAGCACGTCCCTCTCCCTCAGAATGAATCcagtacaaacaaaaagaagaag aacCTTACCCAGGAGTTAGATGAAGACTTGATTTCGCTTAATGAAATTCTTGAG CTGCTCATGAACAAGGTCCTGAATACACCACACGACCCCTATGTGACAGTGGACAACACATTCTGGCCCCCGTACATAGAGATGCTGCTCCGCTATGGCATTGCTGTGAGGCACCAAGAGAATAACTTCAAGATCCGCCTGGAAACCTTTTGTTAA
- the lbx1b gene encoding transcription factor LBX1b: MMTSKEVAKCDAVENRRRSPLDHLPPPANSNKPLTPFSIEDILNKPSVKRSYTICGTAHLISSSEKHRPSSIPLSSRALLNQTSPLCALEELASKTFKGLEVSVLQAAEGRDGMTLFGQRNTPKKRRKSRTAFTNHQIYELEKRFLYQKYLSPADRDQIAQQLGLTNAQVITWFQNRRAKLKRDLEEMKADVESAKAIGQVPLEKLAKLADLEKCANGTLGHPRVDSPRQQDLDLVQKLSPFSDHTTSKECSEDEDVEIDVDD; this comes from the exons ATGATGACATCCAAAGAAGTGGCCAAATGTGATGCAGTGGAGAACAGGAGGCGAAGTCCTCTGGACCACTTGCCTCCTCCTGCCAACTCCAACAAGCCTCTGACCCCATTCAGCATCGAGGACATCCTCAACAAACCTTCTGTGAAACGAAGTTACACCATTTGTGGAACAGCTCATCTCATTTCGTCCTCTGAGAAGCACCGTCCGTCCAGCATCCCTCTGTCCAGCCGGGCTCTCCTCAACCAAACCTCGCCTCTCTGTGCGTTAGAGGAGCTGGCCAGCAAGACCTTCAAGGGTCTGGAAGTCAGTGTTTTACAGGCTGCAGAAG GCCGGGACGGGATGACTCTATTCGGCCAGAGAAACACTCCCAAGAAGCGTCGAAAGTCTCGGACAGCCTTCACCAACCACCAGATCTACGAGCTGGAGAAGCGGTTCTTGTACCAGAAGTATCTCTCCCCGGCGGACCGGGACCAGATCGCTCAGCAGCTGGGCCTGACCAACGCACAGGTCATCACCTGGTTCCAGAACCGGAGAGCCAAGCTAAAACGAGAcctggaggagatgaaggcCGACGTGGAGTCAGCCAAGGCCATCGGCCAGGTTCCTCTGGAGAAGCTCGCCAAGCTGGCAGACCTGGAGAAATGCGCCAATGGCACCCTGGGACACCCGAGGGTCGATTCCCCTCGCCAGCAGGATCTCGATCTGGTCCAGAAACTGTCTCCGTTCTCAGACCACACAACCAGTAAAGAGTGCTCAGAGGACGAGGACGTGGAGATTGACGTGGACGACTGA